Within Sander lucioperca isolate FBNREF2018 chromosome 22, SLUC_FBN_1.2, whole genome shotgun sequence, the genomic segment ACACCGACAACAAGctgttggaaaaaaacattttttaaagaaaaatctatATATGCATAAATTCAAGTCAAGACCTCATAGCATTGTCTGCCATTCATTGCATTACCTCATTTTATAGCTTTGTGCACACTTTATAAATAACAAAGATACCTCACTGGTCATAGCAATTAACCACTTGGATTGACAGCCAATATGTTATACTGTAAGGGTTCCCAAACAATATTCCACACAGTTTATACTTTCAGTATATTGTAATCACCTTGGTCAGGGCTCCACACCACGTTGCCACGCCCATTGCCATTGTAGCCGATCACTGCTTTCAGCTTTATGCCCTCTTCTCCTGGTTGGGGAGCCACAGCAGCCTGGATCAGAGAGAACATTAAGACAGCATAGCAAACAAACTAATACACCCAGTGACTACAGTCTACCATTATACtgtatgaaatgtttttcaCCTGATCAAGAGTGGAAGTCTTGAAACGTGGGATAAAGTGCCTGTAACAATCAGGACGTACTGGCGTCTTTCCTTTCAACTCAACTAAATgacaaaatagaataaaaaatagAGAATGCTCAATTCTGCCATtaagaagaaataaaacaagagAAAGTCAGTGTTCACTGTTAATGTAGAACTATGCAGGGGGCACCTACCAGCGTTCATGCGACTTGTATTCAGGGGAGATGCGTTGACCATCTCTGTGACTTTGAGGAAGGAGACACCTGGTCTGGGGTCAGAGGAAGGACATGAACCAGTGGCTGGGACTGTAGCGGCTGGGATGGTCGGGGTCTCATCACAAATCGACAAGGAACCCAAAACTGCAGGAAAGAAAATGAGTGACAAAAATCTGATTATCCCCACATTCATTGAACACCTCTGTTATGtgttatatgtgtatatgtgttgtgCGTAAATCTTGGTGTTGCTAAGCAACTACTGAAAAACAAGcagacaaatagcctatacgcaattccctcccattaaaatctatatatttcataaaaatacccatctgggaatgttaacggggttgccggtctctaaatgttttaacttttatgagagtgtctctctctctctctctctctctctctctctctctctctgttaggTGTTCAGCGtacgttaccacggcgatttaacccggtaacaccGTCggggtacagaaaaccctgggttgaacctgaagttacctcgttaacgccaaatcttgcttcgtagtacaggcctctggccTGAATAAGTTAACTCCAGCATGTTGATGTTCAGTGAGCTAACAGCTGACAAAATCAATCTTGAATCTTCAACTTCAATTCGACAGCTGGTAATTCTTTTGATATTCACGCATACAAATACTACGCACTGTGAAAAGCAGAAGAAATAAAATCACCATATTTtattctgagttttctgttgtaaatCCATACACAAGGCATTCTCCTTATATGTGCAAATGAAATCAACAAGGCAATGTAAACAATTTGGAGGCAAATCATTTGAGCAAGAGATAcaacacctgaacaatcctgaaAAACCCTGCGGAGAAAGCTTTTCCTCCTTCGGTTCAATAATAATCAAATTGAATGGTAGGTCTGTTTCCAGCTGGAATGtgattatttatatttcatgGTGAGGGAGCATGAATGTGAGCTAGAAATGCATCTCTCTTGCATCTCGCAAACAAAGAAAGATCTGTTGATGacatttcaagttttttttaataggtGCAAATCTACTCTTTAGCTACTGAAACTGTGTGAACTCATCAAGACATTGTTAAGTTATGAACACCAAGGCAGATTTGTCTTAAGCTTACTGATTTCATGCAACTTACAGAATGAGGGGTCAGAATTGAGCAAGACATCAGctataaatgtgtgttttttaaagctAATTATAAAGTTTACAATAGATAGGATGTGCCGGtgggtcattttaaaatttAGAAGAGAACTCACCCTCTTGGTCGACTCGGTCAAGGCTGCTGATGTCCAGTGGTGGTGGCGGTGAggaggggaggggcgctgtctGTCGAGGCATCCCACTGGACAGCTGAACTCCACTCACTTCAGCGTCTGGTTGAACTGTTACATGAAAACACAAgtccaaaaatgtatttgtaatcAGTAAGAACATTTGAATCAGGTTCATCTTATATTATTGTAGCAAACTCTATATGAAGTTACCTGATTTAGGGCCTGAGATGTAGCTTACTCTCAAAGGTGAACTGTGAGTGAGGACAGAGTGTATCGGACATTTTACCAATAAACCTTACAAAGTGTAACGCACACATTAATAACAAGATTCAAAGATGCAACAGGGATTTTTACCGGCTGTCAGTCAAAGAGTCAACAGGATGTGCCAGGAAGTCCCAAAGGAATACGGCGTCTCCCACTGAGACTACACCCAGTTGGTCCGGGGTGAAGCTCACTTGGCGGATAGGCTGACTGTGGCCTATGAACATCTGGTACAGAGAAACACATGTTTCAGGTACTACTGACACAGTACagaaaaaatactttgcacatgTACAACGTGAGACAGGTGTGCCAGAGGGGGACAAGCAGGttaaaagttgcaaaaaaaaatgtttaattgcaGGCAAGTTTTGGTACTAGACCATCTGCAGGCAACCATCTGACACAACATAAACTACTAATACTCCAACTGTACTTCCATGATAGTTAACTGAGTATCTGAATAGGGGTTTGGTTCGGTTTGTATggcagacatatacacacacatatatatatatacacatacatacatacatacatacatacatacatacatatatatatacatacatatacatatatacatacatatatatatatatatacacacacatatatatatatatatatatatatacatatatatatacacacacatatatatatatatatatatacacatacatatatacacatatatatatatatatatacatacacatatatatatatacacatacatatatatatatatacatacacatacatatatatacacacacatacatatatatatatatacacacacatatatatatatatatatatatatatatatatatatatatatatacacacacatatatatatatatatatatatatatatacatatatatatacacacacacatatatatatatatatatatatatatacacacacacacacacacacacacacacacacatatatatatatatatatatatatatatacatacactatatatatatatatatatatacacacacacatatactatatatatacatatatatatatatcatatacacactatacacacatacacacacacacatatatatatatacacacacacatacacacacatatatatatatatatatatatatatatatatatatatatatatatatatactatactatatatatatatatatatatatatatatatactatatatatatactatatatatatatcatatatatatatatatatatatatacccacacatatactatatatatatatatatatatatatatatatatatagtctgccatacaatatatataaaatgaaatgtgtcaacttcaaatttgggaaattgtgatggccatttttcactattttcttatATATCTTTCTTATCGCTCACATATTGTGTAGATCAAACGATTAAtgaattaatcaagaaaataatctgcagattattcattaataaaaatgtttgttagTTGTCTTCATATTGTTCTTGATTGTTTCACAATGTTTTATAACGTGTATGCTTTAATTGACAGGTTGAAATCTGTGTCAAAGCACTTTATATTGCATTCACATTAAAAACTAAATCTTTATCAAATATAAATCTGAAGGGAATCAGTGGTATATATTCCAGTCAAGAATACTCATTTTTAAAAGATACAAATGATTTAATTTTTGACTACCTGTGAGTTAATATCGAGCTGCATGTTATACTCCCACACTTTCACAGCATTGTGTCCTGCTGTCAGCAGGAAGCGACTGTCCTCACTCACGGCCAGGGACGAGCACTGGTGTTTGTGCACCTTAGACACCTGTCACGAGGACAAAAGTCCAGTCAGACACAAGCACTCCACCATATGGTTGAAAGAAATGTATAAAATTATTGTGTAGAGCCAAACAGTATATATAATCTTTCCCAAATGACATTTCTTTCTACGTCTTAAGTAAACGCTCCATCTTGGACCCTCTCAACAAGTCATTTATTGATTTTTAGTACCTAACATGTTCTGCTATTGTGTTAAAACTCAGTGTTACCTCTCGGAGCAGACGGCCTGTCTTGGTGCTAACCCAGAGGATCTTGTTTGCAGATGTGGCAACCAATAAGTGTTCAGTGGAGGCCGGAGAGAAGCAGACCCTCAATGCAGAATCAAGACGGGGGCTTTGCACGTCCAAAATACTCACATCTACATGGAGCAGCTAGACAGAGATGGAACGAGTCAATGTGGACACAAGAACATAGAGTAAGACATAAGAAGTAAGAACAACATGACCTCCAAAGCTCAGGTGATATGATTAATTCAGTatattaaatgtgaatattatcTTGGGTACATCTTCTGTATGGTATATAGTTTTGGGGAAAGGGTGATGATGCCTCACTACTCCTTCATAACAGTTACATGAAATCTGATCTTAATTTACATGAGCAATGCGACAAATGGCATGTCGCTGAAAGGCAAGTGTGCAATATACCTCATCCAGAGACTGTGAGTCAGCGATGGTGACAATGTATTCAGACGGACCGATAAAAGCCAGACAGCGGCTGTCACTGCTCACTGCGAGAGCGTCGGGAGCGCGCTCAGTGCCTCGGGCAACCACATTACCTGACCAAAGAGGTACAGAGTTAATCAAACAATACTGATGTTGAACGTGGCTACCTGATACACTATTGCTCGCTATTGAGTAATTCACTACATCAATGGCTAATACCCAACATATGAGAAAGTGTATGCATAATCTCAtagtgttattattattgttataagttcACATTTCTGTGTTTAACATACGATGTACTGAAATAAACTAgaggtgtgtttgtgcattggcttgtgcgtgtgtatacatacacacaactcTGATCACATTGTGGTCTTCCTCAGAGGCGTTGTAAAGTGCCACAGAGCCCTGAGAGTCAGCACTGTACATGAACTCCCCATCCGGAGAGAAGGCAAGACCCACCACTTCACCTCTGTGCTGcctataatatgtatatataaatatatgtatatgttaatACAAACAAACACGCAGAGACTTTTCATTTGAAAGTGCAGTCAAAGCTGCATGTGTTATCTTTATTCAATTGTAAATGTGTGACTTTACCATAAGTGCTAAAGTAGGTTTACTATTCCAGGCAATTACTTTACAGACTAGTGTATTTTGGACCTTGTATATGTGTAGCAACATGTCACATCATCATAATCAGTATATTGTGCCTCTAACAATATAACTGAGACATGGCTGAGCTGGGAAGAACTGTATCTAGCTGTATTTCCCAGTAATTTGACACTCCTTGACATATCATACAATAGCATATAGTAATTGGGACCATGCAAGCTTTTGGTATCCAAAATAAAGAACTGCAGTCGCTGGAGCTTTCACGTTAGTTTAGACGTACTTATGTTCAGCCAGTAGCTTGGCACTGGAGATGTCAAAGACTCTGACGATGCCGGAGCTGAAGCCACAAGAGAAGACCTGCTCGCTGGGATGGAAGGCCACTGAACAGGGGCTGTCCTCTGACACAAAATCATACAACTAAGCACAGGAGAACACAGACATTTAGTTAAACAGTAAATAAGCCAATGGTAAACCGATGATAACAAAGGCAGTTTCAATTTCTATAATTTAAAAGATATCGTTAGTGGAGCGCCTTCAAATCAGTAGAAAGAAAACTTTTTAGTTACTCAAAGTTATTTAAACAAGTTACTCCCAATATTTTGCTTTGTGGTTTAGTTTGCCACTGGGGAGTCTGGACTTGGGAGTGGACagtatttatactgtatataattttGCCAAAGCAGATTACCTTAACAACTATTTTCCTTTTTCTAAACCACAAAACAGTCTAACAGGGAACAAAAGCAGAGCCTTGCATGTCTTTGCTTCAACAGAGAAAGAACAACTGACAAAAAGCCACATTGAATGCcaatgtcaatttttttttttttttaaagtgagatTGTGTACAGACCATAGACCTGTCAGGTTCAACAAATTGAAAGACATGGTGAATATTTATAAACAAAGCATTCAAATAGTAGGATCTGATTATTataaaaaggcaaaacaaaaaaagctggAAAACACATTAATGTGGTATTGATTAACCTGATGTAAGGAATCCATATTCCAAATGCGCACTGTGCCATCTGAAGAGGCTGTTGTGAGATGGTGACGGATGCCATCCACACTGAAGCCGAGCACAGTGTCTGTATGTGACCTCATCAGCGTGTTGTAACCTCGGCTGCTCACATCAAGGAAACCCAGGTTACCGGTAGAGGTGGCTGCCAGGACCTGAAGGCTGTCTGATGAGACTGACACCAGGCTCACAGGTCCCTCATGCTCTGGAAAACAATGACATGTGTCCGAGTTATTCTCCAAATAGATTGTTTGGTCTGTGTGAGGATGTGAGGCTGCACATACACATCTCATATTCATGGACATGAATGTCAGTACACAAATGTGATGATGGCCAAAAGCAAATAATCCATATTTGCTGAATCCAATACTGTGGTTCCACTTCAGTAACTCTCAGACAACATTAAAAGTTAATGTTTAAACATAAAGTGTGTTTACAGTTCTTATGTTTCAAGAAGTATAGAATTACTGCCCTCTGCAGAGCTGAACGATAATAATTTGTTGATAATGATATCTATGCTACAGCTGTTCCTGTGAGTCAGTCAGCCAGTGATAATCGTATGCCGGCAAGCGATGTGTGATATACCTGGGCTTACTCTGTTAAATGTGATACATGATGACAATTTAAACATGGTGTGAAACTCCTAACTTCCAGTTTTCTGGCCGTTTTTAAACTGAGTTAATTGGCACTGTCAATCACCAACCTGAATAACACTCCCCCCTGCATACTAGAAAATGACGATCTAGACATACATGAACTAAAGATTATGTCACTCTCTGTGGAGCGGGAGCAGGCTTCTGTTAGTTTGCTGCAGGTCAAACTTATGTGCCTACCAGCCTCCAGGAAGACGGCAGAAAAATCAAGGGGCCAGAGCCGCAGGAAGCCATCTTCAGAGCCCGTGGCACAAAATGATGAGGACACACTGATGCTGTTGATGGCAATGCTTGGACCtgggagacacagacagacatgacacacacacaaacaaatcttaaagtcatgATATTCAGACATGcttacacacccacacccacacacacacacacacccccacacccacacccacacacacaatgatgtcCTCAAAGCTCTTTACAAAGCGTTTTTCCCCTCTACCCAACCCTGCTTTAAACTACTAAACAACACACCTGTGTTAAAAGTCCATTTCTCCCTGTGGTTTGCATGCTGCGGTTGTGCAGGCAACAGCCTCCTGACATTTCTGACAACAACTCTGCTGTAGTCAATCTCAAAGATATAGCCACTCCGACTGCTGGCAAATCTATGGAAAGACAGTCAGAGCGGGAAAATAGTAATCTTTTAATATTCATGTTTTCAGTGGATTTGGTTTAAATTCATACTTCTTCTAATGCTACGTAAAATTAGATGGTTTCAGTGACTGGTTTGGTTACTCACAGTGTTCGATCATCAAGATGCTGGTTGGAAGAGTTTCCCTCCTCAAAGGCCACATCTGTGAAGTCCAGCGAGTGGTATTCCCCCAGGTTGACTGGACAGGAGCGCAGCGTCCCATTCCTCACTCGCCACAGGCGAATATTGTCACGCCCACATGACACCATCCTGAACCAGCACACTCAGATTAACCAATGCTTTCAAGAGTTATAATTTACTGACAAGTCAGCACAAGGCCTATTTCAAGGCCTTATCTTCTATCCTATATTTGCTGCAGACCTCTAACAAGACATGATACAGTATACATGGAGGTGTAGATCATTGGCTGTCGACATTATTAGACAAAACAAAGCAGATGCACCAGAATCATCAACAATTATTCTTTTCAGGTCAACAGATGGATGGACATATGCACAAAAATGTTCCCAAATATGCAAACattggctaaaaaaaaaacaaaaaaaaaaaactctaataCACAACCAAAAAAACCAGAGAAGGTAGGGTACCTTGTATCATCAAAGAAGGCAACCTTCATGGTGTGGATGTCCACATCTGTGTGTGCTTTGGCTAAGATGGTCACCTCTCCAGCTTTACTAACGTTCATGGTGTTCCACACCACCACCATCTATGAAAGGTTGGATTAGGACGACAAACACAGTCAGCTCGCAGCTTTGCTGAGTCATAAAGTCAAATAAAGGGAGCAATTTAAAGCATGTTGTATTTAATTACAGTATATCAGCCTAAGTAATGATACAAGGGATTGCTTAGCATTTTTTCATCTGGATCTAATGATACCCATGGCTCTCTTTACAGATTCTGATTGCTGCTAATGCTACAATTATTACCTTTATACTAGTGGTGGGCGGATTGatccaaatatcgataatatcgataccaacgttggtagtgatattgatcaataccagtgtaatgagattgatactttagttttagtttctctccagtatgcactgctgctgtttcatcaaagaggcgacctggctgtctgtgtaAGTGCCACTGCTTTCAAGTGCCGCTCCTGTCACaggcacactttgctcctcctcccccctcttgtgatttgatgttgtagcgtcacgtgactcagcgccaccaggcaaacaagcaagcagccaggcctagcagcagccagcagcatcacacacagaagcaggatagagacggagcagaagaatggcagagaggaagaggagcgccgtgtggctatattttcaggccaaaaatgaaacaacggcaagctgtataatttgtaaaaaggctgtaagatacagtgTTTATACAACAAATTTATACAAGCATATGAAAATCCTGTCCTGGGttttaatgtattaataatccaaaggaAAAGTCACAAAACCacttaaaggtcatgaaaattcattcagatttagcaatttgatgatgcatccaccttaattattaaaaagtatcggtatcgtatcgGTTTCGgcgatactggccctgtatttacttggtatctaATCAATACCAAATTTTGCAGTATCGCACCACCACTACTTTATACACAGATTAGAAATCTAAGCCCTTGATTTTTTTACGTGGGAACATTTGTGGCACTTACTGTTTTACTGTGGCTGTCTTTACCCACTCCACAGAGAATACCGCCACCGTATGAGAAGCTTGGAAAAGAAGAgaataaaaaagacaacattCGTGTGAGTGAGCAGTGTTCAACATAAGCTTAGACCTCATTGTttaatgtataatataatagGCTTATTTTAATCTTAAAATagctgtgtgtgcgtgagtgcatGTGTACAAGCAGTTGGTTACCTAAGAGATGATAATGAATGAGCATGAATCCTAAACATGGCCAGACAGTTTCCTTTGTGGTAGTTCCACACTCGAACTACACTGTGGTTGCCAGTTTGTGCTGAGGCCAGCAGTGTTGTGTTGCCATTAAAAGCCAGTGCAGACACCTACAGTGAAAACACATGGACAGATGTTAcaaaaattatatttctgtaaTGAACACAGTGGAAAATCCGCTCTCTTTACAAAATCCAACCGCATTAGAAGGCCAGGATTTAGGCGAATCACCAAAGCACCTTATTTAGGATGCTGCCAGAATCAGCTGTGGCATTCTAGCACAACACATCACAGCAAATTTACCTTATCAGTGTGGCCGATGAAGAATCTCTGCTGGTTAGACGATATCTTCATAGAGACGATAATTGCGTGACACGGATACACCACTGCATCACCCGATTTGCTCCACAGGGCCTATAGtgtaacaaagtacagctgtTAAACCTCCATCAGTCTGATTTAATAAATTTTATTTATGACCTTCAAAATTACAATGACCATACACATTTGGTAGTGGCTCCTCCAAAGCCGATGATTCGATTGAGTCTGAGAATCGGGTCTGGGAGCAGCTTCTAacaaggagagaagaaaaagtaaaagGCAAAGATTTGTAATGAGCTCTCAAACAAATGATGTCACCGCAGCTGTTTTCATTTCACTCTTTACTGTCCTCATCACTCACCTGCTGTCTGGTTTCTTTGGACGATGATAGATGGAAAGGATGTGGAACTGGAGTGCAAACAAACTGGGAATATAACAAGATCAACAGTGTTACCAATATTGCCACAAAACTGTACAAAGGCATCATGGAGTCAAAAGGACATACATTGTACTGAACATGATGTACAAAAAGTGAGAGGTACAGTATGTGGTATATAATGTGTTTTCTTGTGCTTTTAAGTTTAGCTAAATGTACAATCTAGTCAATATGGAGCTTCACCTCTTCTTCACTTTCCTCCCCATGTTTGCTGAAGCCGTCCTCAGGATGAATGTGCACATGTACTCCCCCGTCACTGGCATCCCAGAGAGACCTAGGTGTAAACTGCTGTGAGCTGGAGCATGTTGACTCCTGCTGATGCTGGTCATCATTACGGCAAAGCCAGTCATCATTCTGGTAAGTGGAAACTAAACCTAGCTCTGGTATGTTGGTCACCACGGGGGTTTGATTCCTCGGGAGCTgaggagacagaaggagaaaactgaataagaaaagaaaaatcttcCTAGAAAACTGTACAATATAAAGGCTTAAGCTCAACCATCTGCTATGTTTACACAGTTTGGAATCAAAGAGACTCGATTTGAATGTACTTCAGTCTTACTGATTTTTGAGTGGTGATCTGCTGGATCAGGGACACACGGTCCTGAACTGGTTTGCTGAGGTTGACACAGCGAGGTTCCTCTCTAATCGTGCTTCTTTGGTTAAAGACACGACCTGGGAGAGAAAGGAATATGAAAGTCAGTCATCTACATACCAGCTCTGATCCCACGCTTTTGTCCGGTAATAGTGATTTCTCTGAAAGTTCCAATGGCTCTTATTTATTTTGACGATCAAATGAAAACTATTTAACAAGTAAGAGCAGAACGGAAGACATTATACATGGCTAATTTGTTTTGGTgcagagaaaagtaaaaattgGAGTATGGCATAATAAGAGTATGGCATGGGCATCAAAAATAATGACTGTACTTACTAGACTCGGGCCTGGGATTGCCTTTTTGAATGGAGTCAAAGGGTAACTTTGTTCCCTCTGAGGGAAACCTGTTGGGGTAGGACAAGATGAGGGACTACATAGCAGTACACTGTGACAAAAGTGGGTAACTGTAGTTTTCTTAAATTAATAACAATATAGACTGTAGATCTTATTTTATACaactggggcctgtttcacaaaaccaagataagggattaagccgggatttccccGTTATCCTggtcccgaccaggctaacagtcaggatttatttaatcctggagccttttctgatcacccagcagtggttttaccctattgttatcagcctggattaaaatacaacaggtgcatgttgctgttcctttaagtactgttattatttaaagttgggaccattatttttttaaataattattcatgtgacagtcattgttactgttatattgctgtatgaagactgctgttcatattgttgttagaagtttgatgaatatattatgacagttgttgagataattagaaaaggctgatacaatttcaaatgtgttttaaatgaaatctgttactaagggcaatacatacaatgctgtacatttctatagttgactaatgcaccttgaattattttagttgattttttttttaattctttaacaataaggatcatgtttgttccacttccatgtgcagtgtatttggcattcttagcacacaaattgtgttgtccagtaaactgggactatgatttgggaggattgtacaatttaaagaacatatcctaattgtacaatcctcccaaattatagtcttagttcactggaccagtaactatctagtgatgtaggctactgtacgttcatgtaacaacaggggagaggacaccccaatggtttttgaccttatgttttgctgggggggaaataactgatgaatatactctgttccattcatgtctACAGTGTGCATgaaatttatcacttaattatctttatagtttctagattttagagtccaatttcttcagtgtctttattttctatgtccatatatacaagggtgcaaggcatataatatgtagagaaggaaactcctctataaaaaataaaaaaaacgcgagaagaagcgtggcagataatagcgcaccgactgaatgataaaaatataaaaataaatatatacattgatgaactactgctcttaactgaaaccattcaatgagtcacttgtcatttgcaaaagcaaacagttgtacactttgcattaaaagcgagcagtggaagttaatatgacttaggaaatttatattttagcccatgagagagagggaggaacagagttatcatacttccacaagaagctgctgctcactctgtataaagtatgtacaatgcgtattctccattttggcatcagtaaatctgtgatcgacctcgcggtcttttgaggaaagccgtggacgcgcatctatctgaattacttcagcctggctcaacctagtcgctcctcctcagccaggcttggccttcgtgaaacgcgccaagccaggatgcacagattagactaggtcaagcctggctttatcagttatcctggatttatatattctgcttttgtgaaacaggcccctggtgcTTTGAGGAAATAAATCTGTCATACGCAACTACTTGTAGTGTCtcggtattattattattattattattattattattattattattattattattattattattattattattatctctgttaaaggtgcactgatacgggcgcctgggtagctcacctggtagagcgggcgcccatatatagaggtttactcctcgacgcagcagccgcgggttcgactccaacctgcggccctttgctgcgtgtcattccccctctctctcccctttcaagtctaaactGTCCTATACaactaaaggcctaaaatgcccaaaaaataattaaaaacaaacaaacaaataggtGCACTGATACAGCGATTAATCCTGCTGTTATTAGTGTTTCACTAGTTACCCAACTGgggataaaaacaacaaaacacttcCAAACAATATGGCCCCAGAAATGACAAACACAAAGTAGTTCAGGGTAGATTTTGCTACACAATTTCAGTGATGCACATTCTGTTGCCTGGTGAGGTTACCGTACCTGATATAATCATAGAGATCATGCCAGGAGCCTCCCTTGGGCACAGGATATGACATGTCTCTGGGTATA encodes:
- the wdr90 gene encoding WD repeat-containing protein 90 isoform X2 → MASKGWQHPYVNIFKHVRVEDWKRSAKEGDVSTYTDKRLKCSVFRIRGPVPANSYILVPKNSNQSLGLTGRYFYLLFRPTPGKYFVVHLDVSVEEGLVVRISFSNMFKEFKSTATWLQFPFLCGSAKDSVYESTAKSARHGLVGPAPTLVRWTCLMLDLQYTLSVYLNRCYSQLKSIKLCANMAVKNMFTSDLLLDPGVSFSEAKLMGLASSQGTGPIPRDMSYPVPKGGSWHDLYDYIRFPSEGTKLPFDSIQKGNPRPESSRVFNQRSTIREEPRCVNLSKPVQDRVSLIQQITTQKSLPRNQTPVVTNIPELGLVSTYQNDDWLCRNDDQHQQESTCSSSQQFTPRSLWDASDGGVHVHIHPEDGFSKHGEESEEEFVCTPVPHPFHLSSSKETRQQKLLPDPILRLNRIIGFGGATTKCALWSKSGDAVVYPCHAIIVSMKISSNQQRFFIGHTDKVSALAFNGNTTLLASAQTGNHSVVRVWNYHKGNCLAMFRIHAHSLSSLSFSYGGGILCGVGKDSHSKTMVVVWNTMNVSKAGEVTILAKAHTDVDIHTMKVAFFDDTRMVSCGRDNIRLWRVRNGTLRSCPVNLGEYHSLDFTDVAFEEGNSSNQHLDDRTLFASSRSGYIFEIDYSRVVVRNVRRLLPAQPQHANHREKWTFNTGPSIAINSISVSSSFCATGSEDGFLRLWPLDFSAVFLEAEHEGPVSLVSVSSDSLQVLAATSTGNLGFLDVSSRGYNTLMRSHTDTVLGFSVDGIRHHLTTASSDGTVRIWNMDSLHQLYDFVSEDSPCSVAFHPSEQVFSCGFSSGIVRVFDISSAKLLAEHKQHRGEVVGLAFSPDGEFMYSADSQGSVALYNASEEDHNVIRVVCNVVARGTERAPDALAVSSDSRCLAFIGPSEYIVTIADSQSLDELLHVDVSILDVQSPRLDSALRVCFSPASTEHLLVATSANKILWVSTKTGRLLREVSKVHKHQCSSLAVSEDSRFLLTAGHNAVKVWEYNMQLDINSQMFIGHSQPIRQVSFTPDQLGVVSVGDAVFLWDFLAHPVDSLTDSRSPLRVSYISGPKSVQPDAEVSGVQLSSGMPRQTAPLPSSPPPPLDISSLDRVDQEVLGSLSICDETPTIPAATVPATGSCPSSDPRPGVSFLKVTEMVNASPLNTSRMNAVELKGKTPVRPDCYRHFIPRFKTSTLDQAAVAPQPGEEGIKLKAVIGYNGNGRGNVVWSPDQGLMAYSCGCVVVVEYLHTGSQRHLQGHSEEISCLAVTNDAQTVASAAGGNNGSRSLICIWDVQNGTCRNTISYHRGAVQCLTFSRDDRFFLSAGDFSDPEVALWSSKTFQLLSSVSVSGPIHDAAFSPSAASQLACVGSQGAYFCLINTHGLDVDLKVQTVKAPAEVGDVELTALCYHMDSFLFTATNRGHVCVWDINTQRCFMTWEADEGEIGVLLCRGNCLLTGSNTRWLRLWEVEAVQGVKPQEKVCNGEDSGTVVVLEQEIMLDGTTVSAAFDNTMDMGIVGTTAGTVWYINWPDNSSIRLISGHKTKVNDVVFSSDERHFATCSEDGSVRVWSAPSNELVVQFQVLNQGCGCVCWSPSSSKERSCVAAGYSDGTLRIFRLSSSEMEMKLHPHQVAVTAIQYSANGHVILSAGKNGLVAVSSPMNGGTMRVIRDHKGAPITTIQCVHEQCKNFGLDGNEMWLAASSDRRVSVWAADWLKDKCDLLDWLTFPAPAYFGDDSPPPSLAAFCPADPSLVVYTGYGVEKELSFYCLAKKQIIKKIALPDWATCLSLSCKSQLIAVGSKERVLKLIKSTSGRFQDFVQHSDSLQTCRFSPSGTLLFTVAYNEIFLWEVQGLTSVFETQTL